The following proteins are co-located in the Spirosoma montaniterrae genome:
- a CDS encoding nucleotidyltransferase family protein gives MTFGLRDSDIVYMTNLFRQHPDVEQVWVYGSRAKGTNRPGSDVDLALIGPDVERETVSHIHFVLEEDSPMPFFFDVLHWDTLTNEKVKNEIQQTAKLLYQRSLNHAIDTHQ, from the coding sequence ATGACCTTCGGCCTGCGCGACTCCGACATTGTTTATATGACAAACTTGTTTCGGCAACATCCTGACGTTGAGCAGGTTTGGGTGTATGGCTCACGCGCTAAAGGCACAAACCGACCCGGCTCCGACGTCGATTTGGCACTGATTGGGCCGGATGTGGAACGCGAAACCGTGTCGCACATTCATTTTGTGCTGGAAGAAGATAGCCCGATGCCGTTCTTTTTTGACGTGCTCCATTGGGACACGCTCACGAATGAAAAAGTAAAAAACGAAATTCAGCAAACCGCCAAACTGCTGTATCAACGGTCCCTGAACCATGCAATCGACACGCATCAATAA